aaatggACAAATAATGGACAAACAGAGACGAAAATGGCAAAACAATGAACATGAAATTAAATTCGGAGACCAACCGTAGACAAACATAGAGcataatttacaaaattttgagctaaaattgaaaaaaaaaattggacctCATCATTTGCTGGGAAAGGGAAAAGAAGATTACCTATGACCTCCCCTCCTACCAAGCTCCACAACTTGTCCTTCACCCCCTACCACTCTCCAAACGATAACTTCCACCCTCCACCAAGCACAATCGTCTAGGTTGAATCGACAGAGTGAGAAAATCAAATGATGCAGTAGGGAATCAAATGATTGGAGCGACAAGGGATAATATTCGCTTGGAACAACAAGGGGAAGAATGAACAGACACGTTTAGAACAGTAACGAGAGGGAAGAAGTAAGACGAAACCTCAATCGATAGAGGTGAAGAGGCGCAAATCTAGATCTGTGAAGGATCTAGAGAAAAACATGCAAGAAGAGTACCACCATAAATGTAGATCTAtagatctgtgaaaggttagaTGAAATAAAGTTAGGGGCTAAGGATTCAAATTTGGTTTCGACGAAGAGATGCGAAACTAGATTTGAAGACGACACCGACAACTCTGAAAGAGACTAAAACCACATATGAGAAGTGGAATCGATGGAGAAGGTAGAATAAAAAAGTTATAATAGGCGTGGAATGGATGGAGAAGTAAAGAGAGAAGGAAGAACATCTTAGATTTGAGTATTTCTTTCAATTGGAAAAGAAAGGAGACGGAAGAAACAAGGGAGAAGAAAGGGAGATCTTGCAAATAGTTCGTGGGGTTGAAAATAATGTTTACTAAGGTTTATTTTCACCATAATTTTAGAACTCCACTTCTCAGCCCAAACAACCCCTTAGTTTCAGACTTCAAACTAACTTGCCACCCAACCCACCTTgcctaaaaactaaaaaagggggaaaaaaaaaggctGGAAGGAAGATACGGTCTCGTCCATAAACCCTCGAGAAAGAGAGTGAGCCAAAAGGACAGAGGAGGGAGGCATGGAAGGGAGTTCCTACCAGCGGTTTCCAAAGGTAAAAATCCGAGAACTCCGAGATGATTACGCCAAATTCGAGCTCCGTGACACGGACGCCAGCATGGCCAACGCCCTCCGCCGCGTCATGATCGCCGAGGTGCCCACCATCGCCATTGACCTGGTTGAAATTGAAGTGAACTCCTCTGTTCTTAATGACGAGTTCATCGCCCATCGCCTCGGTCTTATTCCTCTCACCAGCGAGCGTGCCATGTCCATGCGCTTCTCTCGCGACTGCGATGCTTGCGATGGTGATGGCCAATGCGAGTTTTGCTCTGTCGAGTTTCACCTTCGCGCCAAGTGCCACAACGACCAAACCCTAGACGTCACCAGCAAGGATCTCTATAGTTCTGATCACACTGTTGTCCCCGTTGATTTCTCTGATTCTGCTGCAGCTACTGGTGAAGCGCTGGATTCCAAGTATGTCTTACTCTCTTGTCTCTCATACGTGTTTATTCTTGCCATTTTCTCAGCATTATTCAGTTGTTGGGGGGTTTTACCTGATTATTGCATTAGGTTGTGAAGCCCTAGGCGTGGTCTGTAATGTTTAGTCTGCAACTCCATTTGCTATTCGGGTTATAAATGGAGGTTGAGGCTTAGGGGATTACACATTTTTAGAGACAATCCATCACTACAACTCAGAAGCTCGGCCTTTTAAGTTCTAACTTGTTCTTTCTATGCAACATTGCAACGTGAttgagaaaaatataatattagttTGGTGTCATTATGGTTCATTAAGTAATTGCTCCCCAGTTTTGAGCTGGTTTTGTGATGATTGTAGAGGAATAATCATTGTGAAGCTACGTCGTGGTCAAGAGTTGCGGCTGCGAGCCATAGCTAGGAAGGGGATTGGTAAAGATCATGCAAAATGGTCGCCTGCAGCAACTGTGACATTCATGTATGAGCCGAGCATTCATATCAATGAGGACCTAATGGACACATTAACTCCAGAGGAAAAGAGAACTTGGGTTGAAAGTTGCCCAACCAGagtatttgaatttgattctgTTACTCATCAGGTTCTTCTCATACAACCTCATTTTAGTTTTCTTCTTATTTGTTGCTTTAGTACTATTATGCAATTGCCCAGAGGGTTGTGTTGAAGAGGTGATGTGGACGGTATTTGTCCTTAATATCATTGTCTGTTGTTTGTGGTTTGTCATGCAGAGACGTCATGTTTGTAACATTTAGAATAAAGAATAAACTATAGTACTCTGCTGGTTCTCTCGTAAATAGGAGAGCTACCAGATCCTGCCTTATAGCTGACATTTTGCCCCAAAAAACTGCTTGTTTTGGCAATTTCCTTCCATGGCCTAGAAGAACCTCTCCAGGTTTTGAAATTGATTAAGCCTCTTAAGTAGTCAACATCATATTTGCTTTTCACGACCAACCTCCAAAGAGCATTCTATTCTTGTTCAAATGTCCATAGCCAGAAATTCTCAGAATGAAGATTTTCCACTCCTGAACCTCCCAAGGAATGACGAGTCATGATCCTGTTCCCATCTGACTAAGTTGCAGCTTCCAACTCTTTGCAACTAGCTTCTATGTTTTCTCATTCTTCTGTTGATAATTGTCTTTCTGAAGATTGTTTCTATTGAACCAATGAGATATTCAAGGAGACATTTTTTCGAGAGGATTTTCAGATGTCTGATAAGGAACCTATAGTAAGTCTTAGTTGTGAAAACTTGGATCAGAATGTTTACGTTCTTCATTGGAAAAAACGAAGCTCCAAAGCTCCCAAAGAGGCTTTTAATGATGAAGCTATTGGAGTGGCTTTAGGCctaaatcttctccaaatctttaaGCATCTTCTTCAGAGGACGTGGAGAAGTTCTCATCTTTTCTTTAAGTTCAATTTGAAGTGTATGAGATTCCTACAAGAGCCACTCATTAAGATGTTTAAGTTTCTCAAGGTATAAGTCTGGTTGCAGCTGGTTTTGTGTTGTTTATTCTACTCCAGTTATGGTACTCTTTTTGACTTTGTTTTTTCAATTGGCTCTgagtttttcatttgtttattttcttggtGACTCCAATCTGGATAtgtcttgtttttttttttttaaaaaaaatgtatagttGGGGCATCAGGATTTAGGACATGATTCGTTCTCACTACTTTTGCACCTGATTGGTGTAAAATTTTAGAAGGATTGCCAACGAATTAgatctttttatttaattgtatcaacATCCAGATTTTGAGATATTTTGCCAATGGCTAAAGGAAGTATACGCATCATTCAAACTTAGAAATTGTCTTGTTTCTTAtagctaatatatatatatatatattcacttGTGTTTCTTGTCTTTTTTGCTGAATTCTTGTTGCTCATTTTGTTTATAAAGGTTACGGTGGTTGATCCTGAGGCATACACTTACGATGATGAGGTGATTAAGAAAGCAGAAGCTATGG
This DNA window, taken from Benincasa hispida cultivar B227 chromosome 6, ASM972705v1, whole genome shotgun sequence, encodes the following:
- the LOC120080602 gene encoding DNA-directed RNA polymerases II, IV and V subunit 3-like; the protein is MEGSSYQRFPKVKIRELRDDYAKFELRDTDASMANALRRVMIAEVPTIAIDLVEIEVNSSVLNDEFIAHRLGLIPLTSERAMSMRFSRDCDACDGDGQCEFCSVEFHLRAKCHNDQTLDVTSKDLYSSDHTVVPVDFSDSAAATGEALDSKGIIIVKLRRGQELRLRAIARKGIGKDHAKWSPAATVTFMYEPSIHINEDLMDTLTPEEKRTWVESCPTRVFEFDSVTHQVTVVDPEAYTYDDEVIKKAEAMGKAGLVDITAKEDSFIFTVESTGAIKASQLILNAIDILKQKLDAVRLSDDTVEADDQFGELGAHMRGG